The uncultured Ilyobacter sp. genome has a segment encoding these proteins:
- a CDS encoding S8 family serine peptidase, which produces MNLARRILLAATLCCALAAMGPIAQAGDEGLAGAAQISVTDTGSELSFSGEVYRSTANEVTGLHTIAVDGSQAVLILWNETTTDGLTLPFYAVSKDGQQIARVTQTSYTLGLRHAAFDPLGAAPTARAGLTMPADGNLYIVQFATQPLEEFRTAIRNMGGKVYQFVANHAHFVVMTPDVLEQVAGLPYVRAITPVHPAYKLEEEILTQIETGQQVAMRRYSIMLHERGIAAQDRVSAFIKQIGGKVFGSTPKGFRIEANLTLDQVVQIAGLDDVMFIDRKNPTEIDMDLVRELGGANYLETVAGFTGQGVRAEVADTELDVNHQEWGDPPIIHRAGSDTAHGTSVYGILFAQGVVPQARGLIPDAVGIFACSTNGLIGGGTTRYDHTAELVDPGDIYRTVFQTNSTGDSRTTEYTTISAEMDDMLFIYDIVLTQSQSNAGSRDSRPQAWAKNIISGGAVNHYNTLTRDDDCWCNTGSIGPASDGRIKPDLCFFYDDTYTATSGGGYTEFGGTSGATPSIAGHVGLFFQMWSEGVFGNEVDPGADVFDNRCHMTTAKAALINTANPYDFSGSSADLTRVHQGWGNPSVANLWDLRDKISFIDETEVLGNMESVEYVAYVEEGTPELRVTLVYADPMGVPTAAQQRINDLSLRVISPTGDIYWGNNGLLAGNWSTIGGSADDADTVENVFVQSPQSGVWSVTVFADEVNQDSHVETPEVDADFALVLSGGFLATCTPDGHITVDSSDYLCEDVVNVRVVDCDLNTDPNAVETVQITVSSDTESAGETITLTETAGETADFRGSISISTADAAGVLWVTEGDLITATYIDADDGQGGTNVVVTDTALVDCTPPQIFNVVVADVEPRSALITFETDEDTVGSVRFGDACGNLTEVASQTGYGTTHEVVISGLTDETTYFFAVDAADVAGNPATDDNGGNCYYFTTPDIPNFFTEMFGSNDLDGLKLLFSPNSTIDFYAGCVEEITELPTDPAGGTTISLSDDDAEQITLSDGAEVSLYGVSYGSFYVSSNGYLTFGASDTDYDETLEEHFAIPRVAALYDDLNPSSGGTVSWKQLEDRVAVTYLNVPEYNETTTNTFQIELFFNGDLHISYLDLAATDGLAGLSEGEGLDPDYYATDLSGMGACGPKPPVASGDSVSTTANTPVTVMLTATDDGLPEPATLVYIITTLPTSGTLTDPQAGAIDTVPYELANGGNEVTYTPGLWFYGTDAFNFKANDGGVAPEGGDSNEAVISIDVTLPAADLIYSYPLDSDPGWSTEGQWAYGTPMGWGSHNADPDAGYTGGSVYGYNLLGDYANNLAAPYYLTTTAIDCSGLISTELRFWRWLGVERAPYDNATIEVSNNGADWTTLWSNPAGGSISDSAWSQIVFDISAEADGEPTVYVRWSMGSTDSGTSYPGWNIDDVEIYGIDTTPQIVGDLDGDCDVDLADLQILLSNYGQTGAGYAGDLDGDNDVDLADLQTLLASYGQSCP; this is translated from the coding sequence ATGAACTTGGCAAGACGGATTCTGCTGGCAGCCACACTGTGTTGTGCGCTGGCAGCGATGGGGCCGATTGCGCAGGCGGGCGATGAGGGACTCGCCGGCGCTGCCCAGATCAGTGTCACCGACACAGGCAGCGAGCTCAGTTTCAGCGGCGAGGTGTATCGTTCAACCGCCAACGAAGTGACCGGGCTGCATACGATTGCGGTCGACGGATCGCAAGCGGTTCTCATTCTCTGGAACGAGACCACGACCGACGGACTGACGTTGCCGTTCTACGCCGTCAGCAAAGACGGCCAGCAGATTGCACGTGTCACGCAGACGTCCTACACGCTGGGGCTTCGCCACGCGGCGTTTGATCCGCTGGGCGCGGCGCCGACCGCCCGTGCCGGGCTGACCATGCCGGCCGATGGCAATCTGTACATCGTGCAGTTCGCAACGCAGCCGCTGGAGGAGTTCCGCACCGCGATTCGCAACATGGGCGGCAAGGTCTACCAGTTCGTTGCCAATCACGCGCATTTCGTCGTCATGACGCCGGACGTGCTGGAGCAGGTCGCGGGGCTGCCCTACGTGCGGGCGATCACGCCGGTGCATCCGGCGTACAAGCTCGAAGAAGAGATTCTGACGCAGATCGAAACCGGCCAGCAGGTCGCGATGCGGCGCTATTCTATCATGCTGCACGAACGCGGCATTGCGGCGCAGGATCGCGTGTCAGCATTTATCAAGCAGATCGGCGGCAAGGTCTTCGGCAGCACGCCGAAGGGCTTCCGCATCGAAGCCAATCTGACGCTGGATCAGGTCGTGCAGATTGCCGGTCTGGATGACGTGATGTTCATCGACCGCAAGAACCCGACCGAGATCGATATGGATCTCGTTCGCGAGTTGGGCGGGGCGAACTACCTCGAAACCGTCGCCGGCTTCACCGGCCAGGGCGTGCGGGCCGAAGTGGCTGACACGGAGCTTGACGTCAATCACCAGGAGTGGGGCGATCCGCCGATCATCCACCGCGCCGGTTCTGATACAGCCCACGGCACCAGTGTCTACGGTATTCTGTTCGCGCAGGGCGTGGTTCCGCAGGCACGCGGCCTCATTCCGGACGCAGTTGGCATCTTCGCGTGCAGCACGAACGGCCTCATTGGCGGCGGGACAACGCGCTACGATCACACTGCTGAACTTGTTGATCCGGGCGACATCTACCGCACCGTGTTCCAGACCAACAGCACCGGCGACTCGCGCACGACCGAATACACGACCATCTCGGCCGAGATGGACGACATGTTGTTCATCTACGACATCGTTCTGACGCAGTCACAGAGTAATGCCGGTTCGCGTGATTCGCGCCCGCAGGCCTGGGCCAAGAACATCATCTCGGGTGGTGCAGTGAACCACTACAACACGCTGACCCGCGACGATGATTGCTGGTGCAATACCGGCTCGATCGGGCCGGCCAGCGACGGCCGCATCAAACCCGATCTGTGCTTCTTCTATGACGATACCTACACCGCGACTTCCGGTGGCGGCTATACGGAGTTCGGCGGCACGAGCGGTGCGACGCCTTCAATTGCCGGCCATGTCGGCCTGTTCTTCCAGATGTGGTCCGAAGGTGTCTTCGGCAACGAGGTCGATCCCGGCGCCGACGTATTCGACAATCGCTGTCACATGACGACCGCCAAGGCGGCGCTGATCAACACTGCGAATCCGTATGATTTCAGCGGCAGCAGCGCCGACCTGACCCGCGTCCATCAGGGCTGGGGCAACCCGAGTGTGGCTAACCTCTGGGACCTGCGCGACAAGATCTCGTTCATCGACGAGACCGAAGTGCTCGGCAACATGGAAAGTGTCGAGTACGTCGCGTACGTCGAGGAAGGTACGCCCGAGCTGCGGGTCACGCTGGTTTACGCCGACCCGATGGGCGTCCCCACGGCCGCCCAGCAGCGTATCAACGACCTCTCACTCCGCGTGATCTCGCCCACCGGCGATATCTACTGGGGCAACAACGGCCTGCTCGCGGGTAATTGGTCAACCATCGGCGGCAGTGCCGATGATGCCGACACCGTCGAGAACGTCTTCGTGCAGAGCCCGCAATCGGGCGTGTGGAGCGTCACGGTCTTCGCAGATGAGGTCAACCAGGACAGTCACGTCGAGACGCCGGAAGTCGACGCCGACTTCGCCCTCGTCCTCAGCGGCGGCTTCCTCGCCACTTGTACGCCGGACGGTCACATCACGGTTGATAGCTCAGACTATCTCTGTGAAGACGTGGTCAATGTGCGCGTTGTTGATTGCGATCTGAACACCGATCCGAACGCGGTTGAAACCGTGCAGATTACTGTGTCGTCGGATACCGAGTCGGCCGGCGAAACCATCACGCTCACCGAAACGGCAGGCGAGACGGCGGACTTCCGCGGTTCGATCTCAATCAGCACGGCCGACGCGGCCGGCGTTCTTTGGGTTACCGAAGGCGACCTCATTACCGCAACGTATATTGACGCCGACGACGGGCAGGGCGGCACCAACGTGGTCGTAACCGACACCGCCCTTGTCGATTGCACGCCGCCGCAAATCTTTAACGTGGTCGTGGCGGACGTCGAACCGCGTAGCGCGTTGATCACGTTTGAGACCGACGAAGATACGGTCGGTTCGGTTCGCTTTGGCGATGCCTGCGGCAACCTGACCGAAGTTGCTTCGCAAACCGGCTACGGCACGACGCACGAGGTTGTGATCAGCGGCCTGACGGACGAGACGACCTACTTCTTCGCCGTAGACGCCGCGGACGTGGCCGGCAATCCGGCGACCGACGACAACGGCGGCAATTGCTACTACTTCACGACTCCGGACATTCCGAACTTCTTTACCGAAATGTTCGGCAGCAACGACCTCGACGGTCTCAAGTTGCTCTTCAGCCCGAACTCGACCATCGATTTCTACGCCGGCTGTGTCGAGGAAATCACCGAACTGCCGACCGATCCGGCCGGCGGCACGACAATCTCGCTCTCGGATGACGATGCCGAGCAGATCACGTTGTCGGACGGTGCGGAAGTTAGCCTCTACGGCGTAAGCTATGGCAGTTTCTATGTCAGTTCGAACGGCTATCTCACGTTCGGCGCATCGGATACGGACTACGACGAGACACTCGAAGAGCACTTCGCGATTCCGCGCGTCGCCGCGTTGTATGACGATCTGAATCCGTCGAGCGGCGGAACGGTTTCGTGGAAGCAGTTGGAAGACCGCGTGGCGGTCACGTACTTGAACGTGCCGGAATACAACGAAACGACCACCAACACGTTCCAGATCGAACTGTTCTTCAACGGCGACCTCCACATCAGCTACCTCGACCTGGCCGCGACCGATGGTTTGGCGGGCTTGTCCGAGGGCGAAGGACTGGATCCGGACTACTACGCAACCGACCTGTCGGGCATGGGCGCCTGTGGCCCGAAACCGCCGGTTGCATCGGGCGATTCGGTCAGCACGACGGCCAATACGCCGGTGACGGTGATGCTGACTGCGACCGACGACGGCCTGCCCGAGCCGGCAACGCTGGTGTACATCATCACGACGCTGCCGACGAGTGGTACGCTGACCGATCCGCAAGCCGGTGCGATCGACACCGTCCCGTACGAACTTGCCAACGGCGGCAACGAAGTGACGTACACGCCGGGGCTGTGGTTCTACGGCACTGACGCGTTCAACTTCAAGGCCAACGACGGTGGAGTTGCGCCGGAAGGCGGCGACTCGAACGAGGCCGTGATCAGTATCGATGTCACACTGCCAGCCGCGGATCTCATTTACAGCTATCCGCTCGACAGCGATCCGGGCTGGTCGACCGAAGGCCAGTGGGCGTACGGCACGCCGATGGGTTGGGGGTCGCACAATGCCGACCCCGACGCCGGCTACACCGGCGGCAGTGTCTACGGCTACAACCTGCTCGGCGACTATGCCAACAACCTCGCGGCGCCGTACTACCTGACCACGACCGCGATCGATTGCAGTGGTTTGATCAGCACCGAGCTGCGTTTCTGGCGTTGGCTCGGCGTCGAACGGGCGCCGTATGACAACGCGACGATCGAGGTCTCGAATAACGGTGCGGACTGGACCACGTTGTGGTCGAACCCGGCCGGCGGCTCGATCAGCGATTCTGCCTGGAGCCAGATTGTCTTCGATATCTCGGCCGAGGCCGATGGCGAACCGACGGTCTACGTCCGCTGGAGCATGGGCTCGACCGATAGCGGCACCAGTTATCCGGGTTGGAATATCGACGACGTCGAGATCTACGGCATCGACACAACGCCGCAGATCGTCGGCGACCTCGACGGCGACTGCGACGTTGACCTGGCCGACCTCCAGATTCTGTTGTCGAACTACGGCCAGACGGGCGCTGGTTACGCGGGCGACCTGGATGGTGATAACGACGTCGACTTGGCGGACCTTCAGACGCTTCTCGCGAGTTATGGCCAAAGCTGCCCATAA
- a CDS encoding tetratricopeptide repeat protein, which translates to MRTETGLLAMLLIGTIILSGCQTGKKDTAPCKSEKCCTLSVSGTEEASTAASPPNEYRRRLTREAMRGLLYDSGRVVIDTAVAGQIIDGRNAEHARVEFKRGQELLRHNRSIEMLAAFTKAVLFAPDVAEYYEGLGGALLMKRKFPQAAAAFRTALDLNPDSVSARYGLADALGRQGQRDAAIAMLEELLDRDPQHAEAHARLAIESYYQGETRRAEQHVAAAEASGRAMPPQFLQLLRGEMEPAEVATLSRAGTPIIGAQIRADNGNNGPSNETSIAASEYDPFEVVATWNDYREGSARLGVGLSQDGGATWDDFLVRPPAAYQAPTEGDPMTAIDPRTGALWVGAISFDSNGGVYTARKDYGSSSFKPTVMAEVTGGADKCWMAAGPVPGNPNTTRVYIAYNEGLLISTDMGDSWSGPDYLDTGLGFLPRIGPNGELYILYWNWSGAGDRIELIRSYDGGDSLSSSLLVATRMDVWGVDGTRFPGSFRVAPMAHLAVDPNTGTLYCVYFDTTNIVSGNSNVDLYFTKSTNEGTSWTTPVIINSDAVPPGDQFFPWIEVDQSGRIHMVFFDTRAVAQDDEASADGYVRAYYAYSDDAGDSWKEMPMSATFNTAYDGFGGGFLGDYLGLAVARCRSYACYPDTTRGTADVFVNTIISSPFADITSDGYVNLEDLQQLLANYGTTSGAAYEDGDLTEDGAVNLADLQLLLSAYGTSCN; encoded by the coding sequence ATGCGAACAGAGACAGGTCTTCTGGCGATGCTCCTGATCGGGACGATCATTCTCAGTGGTTGTCAAACCGGAAAGAAGGACACCGCCCCCTGCAAATCGGAGAAATGCTGCACCCTCAGCGTGTCCGGCACGGAAGAGGCCTCAACCGCGGCGAGCCCGCCCAATGAATACCGCCGCCGACTGACACGCGAGGCGATGCGCGGTCTCCTGTATGACAGCGGACGCGTTGTGATCGACACCGCCGTGGCAGGGCAGATCATCGATGGCCGCAATGCCGAGCACGCTCGCGTCGAGTTCAAACGCGGACAGGAGCTGCTTCGCCACAACCGCAGCATCGAGATGCTGGCGGCGTTTACTAAAGCCGTGCTGTTTGCGCCCGACGTGGCCGAGTATTACGAAGGCCTCGGCGGGGCACTGCTGATGAAACGCAAGTTTCCACAGGCCGCCGCGGCATTCCGCACGGCGCTCGACCTGAATCCCGATTCCGTCAGTGCCCGCTATGGCCTGGCCGATGCACTTGGCCGCCAGGGCCAACGCGACGCCGCCATTGCGATGCTCGAAGAACTTCTCGATCGCGATCCGCAGCATGCCGAAGCCCACGCGCGTCTGGCGATCGAGAGCTACTACCAGGGCGAGACCCGGCGAGCGGAGCAGCACGTCGCCGCCGCGGAAGCAAGCGGTCGCGCGATGCCGCCACAGTTTCTGCAATTGCTGCGGGGCGAGATGGAGCCGGCGGAGGTGGCGACTTTGTCGCGCGCGGGCACGCCGATCATTGGCGCACAGATTCGCGCCGACAACGGCAACAACGGTCCCAGCAACGAGACCTCCATCGCGGCCAGCGAGTACGATCCCTTCGAGGTTGTAGCCACTTGGAACGACTATCGCGAAGGCAGCGCTCGGTTGGGCGTCGGCCTCAGCCAGGACGGTGGGGCGACCTGGGACGATTTCCTCGTGCGGCCGCCGGCGGCGTATCAAGCGCCGACTGAAGGCGATCCAATGACGGCAATTGACCCACGCACCGGCGCGCTCTGGGTCGGCGCGATTTCATTTGACAGCAACGGCGGCGTCTACACCGCGCGGAAGGACTACGGTTCCAGTTCGTTTAAGCCAACCGTGATGGCCGAAGTGACGGGCGGGGCCGACAAGTGCTGGATGGCGGCGGGCCCTGTTCCGGGCAATCCAAACACGACCCGCGTCTATATCGCCTACAACGAGGGGCTGCTGATCTCGACCGACATGGGCGACAGTTGGAGCGGCCCCGATTATCTCGACACCGGCCTCGGTTTCCTGCCGCGTATCGGGCCGAACGGCGAACTCTATATCCTGTACTGGAATTGGTCGGGCGCCGGCGATCGAATTGAGTTGATCCGCAGCTACGATGGCGGCGATTCGCTTAGTTCGAGCTTGCTAGTGGCAACGCGCATGGACGTGTGGGGCGTCGACGGTACCCGCTTCCCCGGCTCTTTCCGCGTCGCGCCAATGGCACACCTTGCTGTCGATCCCAACACCGGCACGTTGTATTGTGTGTACTTCGACACGACCAACATCGTCTCGGGTAACAGCAACGTCGATCTCTATTTCACGAAGTCCACCAACGAAGGCACGTCCTGGACGACGCCCGTGATCATCAATAGCGACGCCGTTCCGCCCGGCGACCAGTTCTTCCCCTGGATCGAGGTCGATCAATCGGGTCGAATTCACATGGTGTTTTTCGACACGCGCGCGGTTGCACAGGACGACGAGGCAAGTGCCGATGGCTACGTGCGGGCCTATTACGCCTATAGCGATGACGCCGGCGATTCCTGGAAGGAAATGCCGATGTCTGCGACCTTCAACACCGCGTACGACGGCTTCGGCGGCGGATTCCTGGGCGACTATCTGGGCCTCGCCGTTGCCCGTTGCCGCTCGTATGCCTGCTATCCGGATACGACCCGCGGTACGGCGGACGTTTTCGTGAATACCATCATCAGTAGCCCCTTCGCCGACATCACCTCGGACGGCTACGTCAACCTCGAAGACTTGCAGCAACTGCTGGCCAATTACGGCACAACCAGCGGGGCAGCGTACGAGGATGGCGACCTCACGGAGGATGGAGCCGTTAATCTTGCCGACCTGCAACTGCTGCTGAGTGCCTACGGAACGTCCTGCAACTAG